The Streptomyces pratensis genomic interval AATTCGCGCGCGAGCGCGGCGATCTTCCGGTCCGCCTCGTCCGCCCGGCCGTGGACGGAGACGTTCAGCGCGTCCATGGTCCGCCGCACCTCGGCCAGTGCCAGGTACTGCTCCTCCGCCTTCGTCTCCAGGACCCTCGCACCGTCGTGGAGGTGCCCGACGCGCTCGCGCAGTTCCATTACGTCGTCACGCGGGAACGTCACGTCCTTGACGAGTGTGCCCAGCCGCCGTCGCAGCTGTCCGAAGTAGGCTCCCGCAGGCCGGAAGACCGTACTGAGCAGGAAGAACCCGGCGAACCAGTAACCCGTGACCTCGCCGGTGGCGGCTGTGACCGCCACGACCAGCGCCCCTGTCAGGACATGGCCGCCCACGGCCACCCGGAGCATCGTCCGCGCGATCCGGGCCGCTTCCACGTCCCGCTCCTTCGGCACCTCCAGGCCCTTCCCGCGGCTCACGCCGATCTCGGCCAGTACGGTGTGCGCCCGGAAGTACAGGTTCCACGGAACCGTCAGCAGGACGAGCAGCCACAGCAGGCTCGCCACTCCCGCCGCCGCGCCCAGCAGCAGCGAGGCCGACATCCCGGACGCGTAGGCCAGCACCAGTGCTCCGGCCAGTACCGCCGCCGCGAGCACCGCCCCCACGAACCGTCCCATGGCCGTCCCCCTCCACCTCGTCCCGAAGCGTTCCCGCGAACGGGTCCCCCGCCGTGCCCAGCGCCTGCTCGGCCTCATCGTCCTGGTACCGGGGGACCGGGACATGAGTACGCGTACTCAACGGGCAGGCGCCGGGACGGGGTCCGGCGGGCCGGGGATCAGCGTCCGGACTGCAGCGCGGTCCAGGTGGCGGGGCCGACGCTTCCGTCGACCGACAGGCTCCGCGTGCTCTGGTAGTCGCGGACGGCCTTGTCCGTGTTGGCGCCGAAGGCCCCGTCGGCGGTCACGGTTCTGCCCAGCGCCGCGGTGAGAGCCCGCTGTACCCGCTTCACCGCGTCACCCGAGGCACCCGTGACGAGTACCGGTGTGGTGCCGGCCGAGAGCAGCGCGGTCCAGGTCTTCGGGCCGACCATGCCGTCGGCGCCGAGACCACGCGCGGTCTGGAACGTCCGTACGGCGCTCTCGGTGGTGGAGCCGAAGATGCCGTCCGCGGCGCCCGCCTCGTAACCCTGCTGGTTGAGCAGTGTCTGGACGGCCTTGACCTGGGGGCCGGTCGAGCCCTTCTTCTGCGTGGAGTACGACCCGAAGCTCAGCCCGTCGGCCCCGCTGGCGGAGCCACCGACGAGCTGCATGTAGTAGGCCCAGTTCCAGTTGGTCCCCGGGTCGGTGTGGTCGTTGCCGGGGGCCTCGCTGTGCCCGATGACGTGCGCGCGGTCCTTGGGGATGCCGTACCGGTCGCACAGGTACTTCGTCAGGGCCGCCGATGAGCGGTACATCGTGTCGGTGAACCACGAGGGGTCGTCGACGAAGCCCTCGTGCTCGATGCCGAGCGACGAGGCGTTCGCGCTCTTGGCGTGGTACGCGGTGTCCTTGTCGCGCACCATCTGGGTGATCTGGCCGTCCGATGAGCGGACCACGTAGTGGGAGCTGACCTTCGACGTCGCGTTCTGGAACCAGCTGATGGTCCCGGCGTACGAGCCCTGCGTGACGTGGACGACCACCTTGTCCACCGTCGCCGTACGGCCCGTCGCGAAGTTGGCGGAGTTCGCCGCCACCCAGAGCGCCGACGGGTAGTCAGGGCTCGGGGCGGCCGCCTCGGACTGCGCGAGGGCGCCCTTCTCGGGCGACACCGGGCGGGAGGTGACGGTGATCCGCTCGCCTCCGGCGACTGTTGCCCGCAGCCCCTGCGCGAGGAAGGTGTAGACGGTGTCCGCGTAGAGGGCGGCGGTGGCGCCCGCGGCCCCGCTGTAGCGGGCGACGGCCGGATACCAGGCGTCGATGTCCGCCCGTTCGGTCCCGTCCAGGCCCAGTGTGTCGGCGTGGTTCCGCAGCACCGCCGCGCCGCCCAGGATGTTCGCCGCGGTGTCCTTGCGCAGATCGGCCGTGGACTTGCCCGTCAGCGTCGCGGCCTTCTCCAAGGAGTGGTTGGACGGGTTGCTGACGAGGTGCATCACGCCGTAGCCGTTGTCCTGGCTGGGGCGCCCGGCGTGTCCGTTCAGGTGCGTCTCGCCGTAGCCGACGGCGGCGAGCAGGTCGCGCGGTACGTCGAATTTCTCGGCGGCCCGTTCGAAGGCCTGATTCATGGGGTCCGCAGTGGGGGCGGCGCCGGCCGGGGCGCCGGTGGCGACGAGGGCGGTGACGGTGAGAGAGGCCAGAACGGCTGCGTGGCCTCGGGCGTGGCCTGCGGGGCGTCGGGGCATACCTGCTCCAGGTCTGTGGGGGAGAGGGAGGCCGCCGGACCGGTTGGGGGTGGGCCGAGGGCCGCTGAGCCCGCACAGGCTATCTATCTGCTCAGGGCATGACAATGACGCCTTCGCGTGTCCAACTCCCTTTCACTCCAATGGAGTTGAAGCTTCCGGTCGGGGTCGCTCCGGTGGGCCCGTGGGGCCCCTCCGGAGGACCGAAGGAGCCTCTCCGGAGGGGCGATGCCCCGCCGCGTCCGGTGGGCCGGGGCGGGCAGGCCGGCTGGTGGCCCGGTAGGGCCGTCACCCCCTCGGAGGGTGACGGTGTGCGGGTGCGGCTACCAGCGGTCCCGGTGGATGACATCGGCCACCGGCCGTCGGCGGACCGGCCCGAAGTTGCCCTGCGGCCACCCCACCGGAATGGCGGCGAAGGTGTGCGTGTCCGAGGGGATGCCGAGGGCCTTCTTCCACTCCTGCTCCAGCATCAGGTGCCAGATGGTGAGGTTGGCCGCGAGCCCCAGCGCCCGCGCCGCGAGCAGGACGTTCTGGACGCCGGGATAGACGCAGGAGCCCTCCGCGAGGGCCTGGAAGCGGGTCTGCGTGTTCGCCATGTGGTCGAGGCCCGCCGGGCCGAGCGACTCCGCGTAGACGCCCAGGCCCTCCTCGTCGAACTGCGGCTCCGGGAACTTGTAACAGGGGATGATCAGTGCCGGTGTGTCGGCGAAGTGGTCGCGCTGGTGCTCGATCGCCGCCACCATCCGCCCGTACGCCGCGCCGTCCATGCCCTTCGGCGCGTGCTTGCCGGTCGTCGCGAGGTAGGCGTCCACACACCGCTTCCAGAGCGGGGCCAGCTCGGCCATCACCGCGCGGTCGGTGACGACCACGTACTCGTAGCACTGCATGTTGCCGCCGCTCGGCCCCCAGACGGCTGCCTGGATGAGCTGGTCGATCGTCTCGTCCGGGACGGCGTCCGGCTTGAGGCGGCGCATGGCACGCATGGTGGCCATGGTCGGGAAGAGGGCGGGCCCGTCGGGGGCGGGGGCGTCGGCGTACACCGTTTCGAATGTCATGATCGCGGAGTTTACGGCTCAAGCCCCCTCACGGGGAGCCCTGTTGGTGCCTCGGCTCCCCGTGGTCCGGCGCAGGTCAGCGTCGTCGGAGCCGGACCACCGGGATGTCGCGGTCCGTCCGCGCCCGGTATTCGGCGTACCGGGGGAAGACCTCCACCAGATGAGGCCACACCCGCTCCTTCTCCTCGGGGGAGAGCGTCTCGGCGAGGGCGGGGAAGCGCTCCGTGCCGACCCGGACGTCCACCGCGGGTCCGGCCAGCAGATTCAGATACCAGAGGGGGTGGCGGTCCGAGCCGCCGTTCGACCCGACGATGAGGTAGTCGTCGCCGTCCCGCCCGTACATCAGAACCGTCCGGCGCACCGCACCGCTGCGCCGGCCGACGTAGTCCAGCAGCAGGCAGGGCACCCCGAGCTGGGTGGTGCCCTTCGTCCCGCCCGAGGACTCGTACAACTCCGCCTGCGCTGCAACCCACTTGGCCGGGCTGGTTCGTACCGCCCCGTCGTGCTGCTCCGTCGCCACAGCTGCTCGTCCTCCGGTAGGTCCTCATGTCCGTACGTCCGTACCCATCGTGTCACCCGTTGCCGCGGCGCGCCGGAATCGCACACCTGGCCGTTCCCCCACCGCACGGGGGAACGGGGTCGGGAACAGCGGCCGCGAAGGCGTATAAAGGGTCCCTCCCGAGCAGCCGGCGTCCCCGATGGCCATCTCACCCCCCACGCGGCCGGCGTCACCGCGTACCGAGAGCGGAGGAGCGTCCCCATGAGCACCTCGGAAGAGATCAGCGCCTTGCTCGTCACCAGGTTCGGAACCGATCCGGAAACCATCCGGCCCGAGGTGCCGCTCCGGCAGCTGCGGCTGGACTCGCTCGCCCTCGAGGAACTCCGGCTCCTCATCGAGGACCGGATGGACGTCGATCTCGAGGACGTCGTCCTGTCCTCGCGCGACACCGTCGCCCACCTGGTCGAGGCCGTGCGCAGCAAGGTCGGCGCGTGACGGGCCGGGGGCCGTTCGCGCGCAGGTCCGCCCGGCCGGGCATCGAGCCGTTCAGCGCCGCGGTCACCGGCATCGGCCTGGTCACCGCCGCCGGCGTGGGAGTCGAGGACGCGTGGCACGGCGTGTGCGGCACGGCGGCCGCCCCCTCGGTACCGCATCTGCCGGAACTCGACGGGCTGCCCTGCGACTTCATGTACACCGTCGAAGCCCTGGACACGAAGGCCGTCCTGGGCGTGGCCGCCCAGCGGCTGATGGACCGCTTCTCGCAGCTCGCCGTGATCGCCGCCCGCGAGGCGGTCGCGGACGCCGGACTCGACCCCGCCGTCTGGGACAGCGGACGGGTCGCCGTCGTCATCGGCTCCGCCCACGGCGGCCTGCCCTTCTACGACGAACAGCACACCACCCTCACCGAGCGCGGTGCGCGGCGCGTCTCCCCGAAGCTCGCCCCGCTGAGCGTCGTCAACGGCGCCGCCAGCAGCGTCGCCATGGACCTCGGCGTGCACGGCCCGAGCCAGGCCGTGTCCACGGCGTGCTCGTCCGGCACCGTGGCCATCGGCACGGCCCACCAGATGCTCCGCACCGGGGCCTGCGACATCGTCGTCGCGGGGGGTGCCGAATCGGTCCGCTCCCGGCTCCTGATCGCCAGTGCCTGCCAGATGCGGGCCGTCTCCACCCGCCGCGACGACCCACGGGCCGCCTGCCGTCCCTTCGACACGCACCGCGACGGCTTCGTCGTCGGGGAGGGCGCCGGCCTCCTCGTCATGGAACGTCCCGAGCACGCCCGAGCCCGCGGCGCCGTCGTCCGCGCCCGTGTCGCCGGCTACGGAGCTTCGAGCGACGCCCACTCCGCCGTCGCGCCCGACCCCGACGGCCTCGGCATCGAACGGGCGCTGCGCACCGCCCTGGCCGACGCGGACATCGACGCCGTGGACATCGGCCATGTCAACGCCCACGGGACGTCGACCGTCGCCAACGACCTCATCGAGGCGACCATGCTGCGCCGCGTCCTCGGCGCACACCCCCTCGTGACGTCCACGAAGGCCATGACGGGGCACACCCTGGGGGCCGCGGGCGGCATCGAGACGGCGCTGACCGTCCTCGCGCTCCAGCACCAACTCGTCCCGCCGACCGTCAACCTGGACGCGCCCGACCCCGCGATCCCGGTCGAGGTGGTGAGCAAGGAGGCCAGGCCCGCCGGGTTCGACTGCGCCGTCAAGACCTCGCTCGGTTTCGGCGGACACAACGCCGCACTCGTGCTCACCAGGGCCTGACGGGAAGCGAGGAGCATCGTGCCCGAGGAGATCATCCGTTCCCTGACCGTGGACGGACTGCGTTACGGCTATCGCCTGCTGCCCCGTGTCCCGGGCTCCGGCGGACCGGTCACCGAGCCCGTCGTCGTGCTCGGCGGCGCGCTGCAGGGCATGTTCGGCTGGCCGCAGATGGACGACCATCTGGGCCCGGTGGCCGATGTGGTGACCGCCGACCTGCCCGGCATGGGCACGGCCGACCCCCTGCCGTCCGGCCCCAGTGCCCCGGTCCTGCGCGAGGCCCTCACCGGGATCATCGACGACCTGGGCGCCTCCCGGATCAACCTCTTCGGCTACTCCTACGGCGCCGCCGTCGCCTTCGGCTGCGCGCAGCACGACCCGGGGCGCATCGCCCGGCTCGTCCTCGGCGGTGTCCCCACCCACATCGATGAGGACCGGCGGACCCACTGGCACCGGGCGACGAGGGCGCTCGCCGACGGAGACGCGGAGGGCTTCGCGACGCTGGCCGCCGACGGGCTGATGTGCCTTGACCCGCAACGGCCCGTGCACCGCAGGGAACTCGCCCGCCGCTACGTGCGGCGCTCCTTCCTCCACGCTGTCGCGCACTCGCCGCACGCCGCCGATTCGCTGCGGCGGGCACTGGGGGACCGGCCGGACTTCTCCGGCGGGCTGTCGGGCGTGCCGTCCCTGGTCTTCGCGGGGGAACACGACACGGTGACCCCGCCGGAGCTCCAGCGGGAGTTCGCCGGGACGATCGAGGGCAGCCGCTTCCGCACGCTGCCGGAATCGGACCACTGGGTCGTGCTGGAGCGGGCGGACGAGGTCGCCGCCCTCGTGACCCGATTCTTCACGGACCGGCCGCTCGATCAAATGCCCGTGGACCGGCCGCGCGATCAGGCCTCCACGGACCGGCCGCGCGATCAGGCCGAGGCCCGGTTCCCGCACCAGGCGCGGACCGGCGGTGCCGTTCCGGCGGACACCGCACCGGCACGGCCTCCGTACCCGGGTTCACCCGCACCACGGTGAGCCACCGGCCGGGGTGGCGGCGCCTCCGGCCGGTGGCTCACCGTGGGTGTCAGTGCCGGTGGCCCCCGCCCTTCACGTCGATCCGCACGATCTGCGGGTCGTGGTCGCTCGCCTGGTCGGCGAACTCCGCGTTGATGTGCACCACGTCGTAGTCGAAGCGACGGATCGCGGGGCTGGTCAGGATGTGGTCCAGCGTCTGCGAGTTGCCGTCGTAGACATAGCTGTACTGCTCGCCCACGGGCAGGGTGGTGATCAGAGGCCTGAGCACCCTGCCACTGGTCAGCGCCTCCATCGTGGGGGAGAAGGCGAAGTCGTTCAGGTCGCCGAGCGTGACGACCCGGGCGGACCTGTCGGCCTTCAGCAGCGAGGTGACGAAGGTGTTGACCTCCGCCGCCTGACGCACCCGCTGCGTCTCCGAGCTGCGTACCGGCTCCTGGTAGCGGGCGTGCAGAGGCTGGTCGCCGCCCTTGGACGCGAAGTGGTTGGCGATCACGAAGACCGCCTCGCCGCGGAAGCGGAACTCGCCCACCAGCGGCTTGCGGCTGCTGTCCCAGGCCGTACTCGTGGGGTTGACCCGCCCGGGCGAGACCGAGAGGGCCGCGCCCTTCTTCGTCTTCACCGCCTGCACGGCCGTGGTCGCGTCACCGCCCGCGCGGTCCACGAAGTCGACCCGCTCGGGGTTGAAGAGGAAGACGTTACGGATGTTGCCGCCGGGCTCGCCGCCGTCCCGGCCGTCCTGGGGTGCCACGTAGCGCCAGGAGTACCGGGGGCCGCCCGCCGCGACGATCGCGTCCGTGAAGCGCTTCAGCGTGGCCTCGGAACCCACGGTGCCGTCGTTCACCGCACCGTTGTCGTCCTGGATCTCCTCCAGGGACACGACGTCGGGGGAAGCCAGGCTGACCGCCACACCCTCGGCGAGGGTGTCGAACTTGTCCTGCTCGTCCGCGGCGTCGAGGTTCTCCACGTTGTAGGTGGCGACGGCGAGTTCCTTGCGCTTCTGCTTCCGCGTCACCTCGCGCTTCAGGCCGTTGTCCTTCAGCGTGCCCAGCTCGGTGGCCTGCACGTTGTAGCCGCCGAACGACGCGTAGTCGACGACACCCGTGGTCGAGCCGGACAGCACGTCGCCGACGTTCGCTTCCGGGACGGGCTGAGAGGTGTTCAGCGACATCACCTTGAGGCGGCCGGTGTTCTGGTCGTCGTAGGAGGCGTACAGGGTGCCGCCGCGACGGGTCGGGTTCTCCCTCGGCTTCACCGTCACCCAGACCTCGTCGTAGGCCGTCGTGGCGCCCGTGACCCGGGTGTCGGCCATCGTGACGCGGGAGCCCTCGAGCGACTCGTACAGATCCAGGGCGTAGGCCGCCGGGTCGAGGGCGAGGGCCTCGACCGAACCCCCGCCGGCCGTCGGCACGTAGCCGTCCGGCACCGAGGAGGCGTCGAGGACGACGGCCGCCGGCAGGGGGTTGCCCGAGGACAGGACCGTGGTCAGCGGGGCTGTGATCTGGGTGAGCGACTGCGCCCCGGTGGCCGGGTAGTACTCGGCGACCTTGCCGCTGACCAGCACGGAGTCGCCGACGGCGACGTTGGGGGCTGCCGAGCCGGTGTAGACGAACACGCCCTCGCTCGTGCGGGGGTCGGTGTCCGGAGCGGTGTCCTGGATCCAGAAGCCGCGCGACCCGGAGGTCCGTACGCCGGTGACGACGCCCGGGACCCCTGTGACCGGCTGTCCGGCGAGCGGGGAGAGCCGAGTCGTGCCCTGGATGTCGTGCACCCGCACCGTGCCGGGCTCGGTCGGCCCGCCGGGCTCGCCCGGTCCCGACCCGCCGGAGGTCTCGCCGGCCGCGTTGACGGGCGTCGGGGTGCCCGAGGCCAGGTCGGTGGCGTTGTCGTCGGTGTCCGCCAGGGACGTGCCGCGCGCCACGGAGGCGGTGGCGGAGGCACCCGTCACGGGGCCGCTGCCTTCCCGCACGACCGCCGAGCCGTAACCGACGAGGTCGACGATCCGGGTGTCGGCGGCGCATTCCGCCGCGGTTTTGCAGGTCAGCGGCGTGGTACCGGAGACGAGCGCGACGGTGCCGCTCGCCGCGGACATCGCGACCGTGCCGGTCGCGTCGGCGGCCGGCAGGGCCACCGTGCCACCGGTGCCCGCGGCCTGGGCCACGAGGTAGCGGCCACCCGGCGCGACGGCACCCGACAGCGCGGAGACCTGCCACAGCGATCCGGCGGAAGGGGTGCCCGGCAGGTACTGGACGCTGAAGCCGGACAGGCCGAAGGCGGTCCCGCCGGCGTTGGCCAGCTCGATGTAGTCACGGGTGAGCGTCGCGCCGGAGTTGCCTCCGCCGCCGTACACCTCGGAGATGACGGCCGACGACGACGGTGCCGCGAAGGCGGCGGGCAGCGCGGTCACCGAAAGGGTCACGGCGACGGCGCCGGCCAGCAGGGCGGAGCCGGGTCTGGCTATGTGCACGGGAACTGCCCCCAAATGTGTAGTGAGGGGCCAAAAGCTATGCGCGTAGACTCGTCGTGGCAAGAGACCCGAGGTTAATTCCGGGCGTCATTACCCCATCTCCGCCGCACAGTTCGGCGCCGTGCGAGGCCGGCCCCAGTTGCATCCGCACTCGCCTGCGCCCGCACACCTGCGAGCTCTCGTCCGCCCGCACACCTGCGAGCCCCCGCCCGCTCGTGGGCCGCGCGCCCGGCGCCGTCGAGGGCCGAGACGATCCGCCCGGTCCGTGCGATGCGGAGCGGCGGCGGCCGGCCGGTGTCCCGGGAGTCCACCATGCGGTCAGGTGTTTGACCGGTCGACGGCGCTCCGGATACGTTGCGTGACATGCAGCGATCCGCACACCTGACGACGCGAGGTCATGTCGACCTGAAGCGCGTGTGCTCCGCGGCGTGTCACCAGGGCTGAGCGCCCGAGTCCACGCGCCCAGGAGGATCCGACTCCTTCCCGGATCCGCGCAGGACGCCCCGTAAAGCGCCCCGTCGACGCACCGGCGGGACTCCCGCCGGTCCGATGAAGCCGGGACCGTCAGGAAGCCGCGTCTCCTCGGCACTTCCGCCGGATTCAGCAGGACGTCCGCGTACCGGATCTGTCAGGAGAACCCCCGTCCCCGGGGCGACCGCCTCCACGCCCGCTGCCATCGAGGACCTGGAAGACCTGTGACACGTCTGCCTGCGCCCACCCGCTCCCGGCCCCCGCGCCGCTCCGAGATCTCCTCGTCCGTACACGCGCGCCGCCCCTCAGGCACCGGTTCCGTGCTGGGCGCGATCCTCGACCACGGCCCGGTGGCCCGCTCCACCGTTGCCAGGCTCACCGGCCTCTCGCCCGCCTCGGTGACCGGGCACGTGGGGCAGCTCCTGTCCCGCGGCCTCGTCCGGCAGAGTGCGGAGACGTCCGGGCCGCGCGGGCTCGGACGTCCTCATGTGCCCCTGGAGATCGACACCTCCCGATTCCTGGTGGCCGGTGCCCACATCGCGGTCGCGCATTCGACGGTCTCGCTGATGGACCTGCGCGGCCGGGTCGTGGCCGAGGACCGAAGGCCGCACACAGGCACGAACCCTCGCCTGATCCTCGACGGACTGGCCGCCCGGCTGCCCCTGCTGACGGCCGGGCACGCGGCCGGCCGGCAGGTGCTGGCACTGGGTGTCGCCACGGGACACCGGGTGGACCCCGCTGCCGGTGTCGTCGTGGAACACCCGCACCTCGGCTGGCGCGCCGTGCCCGTACGCGAGATCATGGCCGCCGCCACCGGGCTCCCGGTCCATGTGGACAGTCATTCACGGGCGTTGGCGCGAGCCGAGCAGATGTTCGGCGAGGTGTCGACCCGGCGCAGCACGGTGCTGCTCTTCGTCGGCGCGGTCGTCGACGCGGCGTTCGCCACCTCCGGTGAACTGCACAGGGGGCCGCGCTCCGGCGCGGGCAGTGTGGCCCACCTGCCCCTGGGGGCAGGCGGATCGGGCGACGCGGAACCCTGTAGGTGCGGGCGTACCGGATGCCTGCAGTCCGAGGTGTCCGAGCGGGCCATGATCCGCCGTGCCGCCGAACAGAGCCTGTACGTGGAGTCGTTCCAGGAACTGCTGGACCACGCCATGGCCGGGGAGCCTCGCGCCGTGGCGCTGTTCCGCCGCCGCGCCCGGCTGGTGGGCAGGGCCGCGGCGCTGCTCCTGGACATGTTCGACCCTGAATGCCTGGTGGTGGTCGAGCCCGGCGCGGGCCGGCTGCCGGAATGCCTCGCCGACCTCAGGGAAGAGGTGGGGATGCGCTCCTGGGTCTGCGACGACCCGGAGGGGGCCGTCGTGCCCAGCAGCTTCACGGGAACCGTGCTGGCCACGGCGGGCGGAGCGGTGGCTCTGGACGCCCTGTACACCGACCCGCTGGGTCCGTGGCCGGCGCTGCCGGCGGTGTCCTGACCTCCACCGAATCCGGCTTTAATTCAATTCGTTGCATTGTTGACCGGCCGCACCCCGAACGGGAAGATGGATTCATGACGAGCCGACAGCGGAATTCGGAGAACGTGCCCCGAGCGGCGCGCTCCTGCCGCTCGGCCGCGCCGACGAGCGAAAGCTCCCAGCGCTCCTGTTGCCGCCCCTGTCCGGGTAATCGCTGACCCGTAAACCGTCACCGGGCGATCCGCACCCGCGAATTCTCTTTGCGCCCTGGTACTCGTGCGCCCTCGCACACTCCCGTAAGCCTTCGCGTCATCACGCACTCCCGTAAGCCTTCGCGTCATCACGCACTCCGGTAAGCCTTCGGGTGATCACGCACGCCTGCAAGCCTTCGGGTGATCACGCACGCCCGTATTCCGTCTGTCGACAGGGGAGAGACATTGACCGTCACCGTGTCCTCGTACGCCACCGTCCAGCCGTCCGGACCCGCCGCGGCCGTCCCCGGTATCGCTCCGGAGCGCTTCAAGCAGGCCTTCCGCAGGTATCCGGCGGGCGTCGTCGTCGTCACCGCCGACGCCGGTCGCGGGCCGGTGGGATTCACCGCGACCTCGCTCAGTTCGCTGTCCCTCAGCCCGCCGCTGGTCTCGTTCGGCATCGGGACCTCCACCTCGTCGTGGCCGCACATCGAACGGGCCTCCACCGCCGTCGTCAACTTCCTCGGCGTCGAACAGGAGCGGCTGGCCACCACGTTCGCCACGAGCGGCATCGACCGGTTCGCCGTCCCGACCCGCTGGCACCGCCTGCCCGGCGGGGAACCCGTTCTCGACGGTGTGGCCGGCTGGCTGCGGCTCACCGTCCAGAGCATCGTCCCGGCCGGGGACCACCGGATCGTCGTCGCCCGGGCCGAGGAGTCCTGGCTGGACGAGGGACGCAGCCCGCTGCTCTTCCATGACGGCTCCTACCACTCCATCCGCAACGCCCCCGACCAGTGATCAGGAATCGACGATGACACGCCACGACAACCGGCGGGCCCTGGCCCGGAGGTCATTCCTCGCTCTCGCGGGAGGCGCCGTACTCGGTCTTGCCGCATGCTCGCCACAGGTGAAATCCGTCGCCGGTGCTGATCCCGCCGGAGCACTTCCGTCCGGAGATCCAGCGGCGGGGACGAAGCTGAAGATCGCCGCCCGTTCGGCACAACTCCAACTGAAACCGGCAGGGCTGGCGAAGGAACTCCCCTTCACCGTCACGGAATGGCCGAACCTTTCCGCGGGGCCCGACATCATTCAGGGCTTCCGTGCGAAATCGATCGACCTGGCCGTCAATGCGGGAATTCCGCCGATCCAGGCGCACGCAATAGGTGTACAGGCGAAGATCGTCGCGGTTCAGGTCCGCCGTCATCCGCTCTACACCTTCGCGACGGCCCCCGGCTCGTCCATCAAGAGGGCCGAGGACTTCCGGGGCAAGAAGATCGGATTCTCCCAGGGCCAGGCACAGGGCGTCGTCGTCCTGCGCGCGCTGAAGGAAGCCGGGCTGAAGAATTCGGACGCCGAACTGGTCCCCCTGCCCAGCACCCAGTTCCTCACCGCGCTGCAGTCCGGGCAGGTCGACGTGGCACCCCTGGGCGAGCCGACCCTGACCAAGTACCTCGACCAGTACGGCAAGGACGGCGCCCGAGGGGTGAAGACGGAGGTCGTCGACCTGCTGACCGTGCTCTGGGCGCCGAACGAGGTCCTCAACGACCCGGAGAAGGCCAGAGCCGTACGCAGCTTCATACCGCTGTGGGCCCGCGGCCAGGTGTGGGCGTGGGAGAACCAGGACGAGTGGATCGACACGTACTACGTGAAGGACCAGGGCGTGTCGAAGGAGGACGGCCGACGCATCGTCGCCTCCCTGCACAAGCCCCAGTTCCCGGTCAGCTGGGACGAGGCCGTCGCCTGGGAGCAGGAGACCGCCGATCTGCTGACCGAGGGGGGCTTCGTACCGGCGCAGAAGGCCTCCGAACTGTTCGACCGTCGATTCGAAGGGCTGGCGGCGAAGGCCGTGGCCGCCGAGTACCGGGAGGGTTCATGACCGACCTGCTGGCGAAAGCGCGGACGACCGGGAAGGAGACGGTGGCGCCGGAGCCTGCCGGGTCCCGGACCACCGGAGGTCCGGCGCATGTCTCCAAAGGCACCCGCCGACGCCTCGGCCCCGGCCGGGCGCTGCCCTTCGGACGGCTGATCGGCCCGGCGCTGCTCGTGCTCCTGTGGTGGGCCGCCTCCGCGTCCGGCTACCTCGATCCGCGGATCCTGTCCTCGCCGGGCACGGTATTCGCCACCGCAGCCGACCTCGTCGGCACCGGCCGCCTCCAGGACAACGTCCTGATCTCGCTCCAGCGCGCCGGGCTCGGCCTGTTCTTCGGGGTGACGGCCGGGGTGATCCTGGCAGTGGCCGCCGGACTGAGCCGCAGCGGTGAGTACCTGCTGGACGGTCCGCTCCAGATCAAACGGGCCATCCCCTCGCTGGCGATGCTCCCCCTGCTGATCCTCTGGCTCGGCATCGGCGAGCAGATGAAGGTCACCGTGATCGCGCTCGGCGTCGCTGTGAACATGTACATCAACACCTACGCCTCGCTGACCGGCATCGACAGCAAGTACGTCGAACTCGCCGAAGGGCTCGACCTCAGCCGCGGGCAGTTCATCCGC includes:
- a CDS encoding nitroreductase family protein — translated: MTFETVYADAPAPDGPALFPTMATMRAMRRLKPDAVPDETIDQLIQAAVWGPSGGNMQCYEYVVVTDRAVMAELAPLWKRCVDAYLATTGKHAPKGMDGAAYGRMVAAIEHQRDHFADTPALIIPCYKFPEPQFDEEGLGVYAESLGPAGLDHMANTQTRFQALAEGSCVYPGVQNVLLAARALGLAANLTIWHLMLEQEWKKALGIPSDTHTFAAIPVGWPQGNFGPVRRRPVADVIHRDRW
- a CDS encoding alpha/beta fold hydrolase, yielding MPEEIIRSLTVDGLRYGYRLLPRVPGSGGPVTEPVVVLGGALQGMFGWPQMDDHLGPVADVVTADLPGMGTADPLPSGPSAPVLREALTGIIDDLGASRINLFGYSYGAAVAFGCAQHDPGRIARLVLGGVPTHIDEDRRTHWHRATRALADGDAEGFATLAADGLMCLDPQRPVHRRELARRYVRRSFLHAVAHSPHAADSLRRALGDRPDFSGGLSGVPSLVFAGEHDTVTPPELQREFAGTIEGSRFRTLPESDHWVVLERADEVAALVTRFFTDRPLDQMPVDRPRDQASTDRPRDQAEARFPHQARTGGAVPADTAPARPPYPGSPAPR
- a CDS encoding acyl carrier protein; translated protein: MSTSEEISALLVTRFGTDPETIRPEVPLRQLRLDSLALEELRLLIEDRMDVDLEDVVLSSRDTVAHLVEAVRSKVGA
- a CDS encoding nitroreductase family deazaflavin-dependent oxidoreductase, giving the protein MATEQHDGAVRTSPAKWVAAQAELYESSGGTKGTTQLGVPCLLLDYVGRRSGAVRRTVLMYGRDGDDYLIVGSNGGSDRHPLWYLNLLAGPAVDVRVGTERFPALAETLSPEEKERVWPHLVEVFPRYAEYRARTDRDIPVVRLRRR
- a CDS encoding beta-ketoacyl-[acyl-carrier-protein] synthase family protein; protein product: MTGRGPFARRSARPGIEPFSAAVTGIGLVTAAGVGVEDAWHGVCGTAAAPSVPHLPELDGLPCDFMYTVEALDTKAVLGVAAQRLMDRFSQLAVIAAREAVADAGLDPAVWDSGRVAVVIGSAHGGLPFYDEQHTTLTERGARRVSPKLAPLSVVNGAASSVAMDLGVHGPSQAVSTACSSGTVAIGTAHQMLRTGACDIVVAGGAESVRSRLLIASACQMRAVSTRRDDPRAACRPFDTHRDGFVVGEGAGLLVMERPEHARARGAVVRARVAGYGASSDAHSAVAPDPDGLGIERALRTALADADIDAVDIGHVNAHGTSTVANDLIEATMLRRVLGAHPLVTSTKAMTGHTLGAAGGIETALTVLALQHQLVPPTVNLDAPDPAIPVEVVSKEARPAGFDCAVKTSLGFGGHNAALVLTRA
- a CDS encoding peptidoglycan-binding protein, coding for MPRRPAGHARGHAAVLASLTVTALVATGAPAGAAPTADPMNQAFERAAEKFDVPRDLLAAVGYGETHLNGHAGRPSQDNGYGVMHLVSNPSNHSLEKAATLTGKSTADLRKDTAANILGGAAVLRNHADTLGLDGTERADIDAWYPAVARYSGAAGATAALYADTVYTFLAQGLRATVAGGERITVTSRPVSPEKGALAQSEAAAPSPDYPSALWVAANSANFATGRTATVDKVVVHVTQGSYAGTISWFQNATSKVSSHYVVRSSDGQITQMVRDKDTAYHAKSANASSLGIEHEGFVDDPSWFTDTMYRSSAALTKYLCDRYGIPKDRAHVIGHSEAPGNDHTDPGTNWNWAYYMQLVGGSASGADGLSFGSYSTQKKGSTGPQVKAVQTLLNQQGYEAGAADGIFGSTTESAVRTFQTARGLGADGMVGPKTWTALLSAGTTPVLVTGASGDAVKRVQRALTAALGRTVTADGAFGANTDKAVRDYQSTRSLSVDGSVGPATWTALQSGR